The proteins below are encoded in one region of Desulfovibrio sp. JC022:
- the rsxE gene encoding electron transport complex subunit RsxE, protein MSRLVKEFAKGLWDELPPFRVLLGLCPVLAVTSSAENGLGMGMAVIFVLTMSNLIISSIRKIIPAKVRIACFIVVTASLVVTVELLMQAYAYPLYQKLGIFVPLIVVNCLILGRAEAFASKNGVILSIADALGMGIGFAASLTFLGALREILGAGTVFGVPVMWESFNPAGFMVMAPGAFVGLGVILAGMNAFNRYQSRKKGETPPDVMNSSCASCGACGGIENLKDK, encoded by the coding sequence ATGAGCCGTTTAGTAAAAGAATTTGCAAAAGGACTCTGGGATGAGCTTCCTCCGTTCAGAGTTCTGCTGGGACTTTGTCCCGTACTGGCTGTTACCTCCTCTGCGGAGAACGGCCTAGGCATGGGAATGGCGGTCATCTTTGTATTGACCATGTCCAACCTGATCATTTCCAGCATCAGAAAAATTATCCCTGCGAAAGTTCGTATCGCCTGCTTCATCGTTGTCACCGCATCACTGGTTGTTACGGTTGAGCTGCTCATGCAGGCCTACGCATATCCGCTTTACCAGAAGCTGGGCATCTTTGTTCCGCTGATTGTTGTTAACTGCCTGATCCTCGGTCGTGCTGAAGCGTTCGCTTCCAAGAACGGAGTGATCCTCTCCATTGCCGACGCTCTGGGTATGGGAATCGGTTTTGCCGCCTCCCTGACCTTTCTTGGCGCTCTCCGTGAAATTCTTGGTGCCGGAACTGTTTTCGGTGTTCCGGTCATGTGGGAATCATTTAATCCCGCAGGTTTCATGGTCATGGCTCCCGGTGCGTTTGTCGGCCTCGGTGTCATCCTTGCCGGTATGAATGCCTTCAACAGGTACCAGAGCCGTAAGAAGGGTGAGACCCCGCCGGATGTAATGAATTCCTCCTGTGCCTCTTGTGGTGCCTGCGGCGGAATCGAAAACCTTAAGGATAAATAG
- a CDS encoding electron transport complex protein RnfA, translated as MEYFLLFISAIFINNIVLVQYLGACPFMGTSKSTDVAMGMGGAVIFVTLMATAITWPLHQYILIPCGIEYLQTIVFILVIASLVQFVEMFLKKVIPPLYKSLGLFLPLITTNCAVLGVAIMVQRNEYSFFKSMMYGLASGIGFLIALVIISSIRERLDIAPVPHVFRGVPIALIMAGIMSLAFFAFQGMAA; from the coding sequence ATGGAATACTTTCTGCTTTTTATCTCCGCCATTTTCATCAACAACATCGTACTGGTTCAGTACCTTGGTGCCTGCCCCTTCATGGGAACATCCAAGTCTACCGATGTTGCCATGGGCATGGGCGGAGCGGTTATATTTGTTACCTTGATGGCAACCGCCATTACCTGGCCCCTGCACCAGTACATACTCATCCCTTGTGGAATCGAGTACCTCCAGACCATCGTTTTTATTTTGGTCATTGCGTCACTGGTACAGTTTGTTGAGATGTTCCTCAAAAAGGTCATCCCGCCTCTGTATAAATCTCTGGGACTCTTTCTTCCGCTGATCACCACCAACTGCGCGGTGCTCGGTGTGGCGATCATGGTTCAGCGTAACGAATATTCTTTCTTCAAGTCCATGATGTATGGGCTGGCTTCCGGTATCGGATTCCTCATTGCGCTGGTTATCATCTCGTCCATTCGTGAACGTCTGGACATTGCTCCGGTTCCCCATGTTTTCAGGGGCGTACCCATCGCGCTGATCATGGCAGGGATCATGTCTCTGGCCTTTTTCGCCTTTCAGGGCATGGCTGCTTAA
- a CDS encoding RnfABCDGE type electron transport complex subunit B, producing the protein MVTSSILVLFLLGLTAAAVLAAASKVLHVEEDPRIAEVEGCFPGANCGGCGYPGCSAAAGAIVKGEAGPEICVAGGPEIAENIASIMGLEASFKEPKVANNICTGGSRANLLFEYEGVEDCRAEALLYGGEKSCGLGCLGLASCVKVCGFDAIRLNEEGVPIVDMNACVSCGKCAEVCPTGAIRVSGMTMDLLHLNKIDDCLAPCMQKCPAQIDVRTYINQMKNGDMRGALLTMKERNPLPLAVGRLCPAPCETICRRNIADDGVAIHTLHRFVADWEMNSGNRVNLNCNPPTGHKVAIIGAGPAGLSAAYFLRRIGHEPVIFEKREQTGGMMKGIIPEYRLPAKVVDWEVQTILDLGVEVKNGVEFGKDITFETLERDGFEAVFIATGAWKVPTLELENAQAEGVMDAVTFLEEVGKSITDLKGKKIVVIGDTNTAMDVVRSAARLHCDVTALVGCIQRKMSANKNEVKRAAELGSELLYLTKPSRFIAENGKVSGVEYIEVQYKDPKKALGDPLPVEGTEAVIDADLVIVATDRVPDMTPFKDAEGEIPFKLNKKTGGIDCDKTSMQTSMPNVFVGGELHTGRSIIIQAVADGRMAARGIHHFITEGEIPLPKNPQLRVIPESILKNMDVTYTIPRINVPEITVEERKSTFKEEVKGSIVYEAARKEGSRCLRCGLTCYDAEAGAEYAQDSDVQKFSEQGKE; encoded by the coding sequence ATGGTTACTTCTTCTATATTGGTCCTATTCCTGCTCGGTCTAACCGCCGCAGCCGTACTGGCTGCCGCATCCAAGGTGTTGCATGTGGAGGAGGACCCCCGCATTGCTGAAGTCGAAGGATGTTTCCCCGGCGCAAACTGCGGTGGCTGCGGATACCCCGGTTGTTCCGCTGCTGCCGGTGCTATTGTAAAGGGTGAAGCCGGTCCTGAGATCTGCGTAGCCGGCGGTCCTGAAATTGCCGAGAATATCGCATCCATAATGGGGCTTGAAGCTTCTTTCAAGGAACCCAAGGTTGCCAACAATATCTGCACCGGCGGTTCCCGCGCAAATTTGCTCTTCGAGTACGAAGGCGTTGAAGATTGCCGCGCTGAAGCTTTGCTTTACGGCGGTGAAAAATCATGCGGCCTCGGCTGTCTCGGGCTTGCTTCCTGCGTAAAGGTCTGCGGCTTTGATGCCATCCGCCTTAACGAAGAGGGCGTCCCTATTGTCGATATGAACGCTTGCGTTTCCTGCGGCAAATGCGCTGAAGTCTGCCCCACCGGAGCCATCCGCGTGAGCGGTATGACCATGGATCTGCTCCATCTGAATAAAATCGACGATTGTCTGGCTCCGTGCATGCAGAAATGCCCGGCTCAGATCGATGTTCGTACCTATATCAACCAGATGAAAAACGGTGATATGCGCGGCGCACTGCTGACCATGAAGGAACGCAACCCGCTTCCGCTTGCTGTTGGTCGTCTCTGCCCCGCACCCTGTGAAACAATCTGCCGTCGTAACATTGCTGACGATGGTGTGGCTATCCACACCCTGCATCGTTTCGTGGCTGACTGGGAAATGAATTCCGGTAACCGCGTAAACCTGAACTGCAACCCGCCCACCGGCCACAAAGTGGCTATCATCGGTGCCGGTCCCGCAGGTCTTTCCGCAGCATACTTTCTGCGTCGCATCGGTCACGAACCTGTGATCTTTGAAAAGCGCGAACAGACCGGTGGTATGATGAAGGGAATTATCCCCGAGTACCGTTTGCCTGCAAAGGTTGTTGACTGGGAAGTCCAGACCATCCTTGATCTCGGCGTTGAAGTTAAAAACGGCGTTGAATTCGGTAAGGATATTACCTTTGAGACTCTTGAGCGTGACGGCTTTGAAGCCGTGTTTATCGCGACCGGGGCGTGGAAAGTTCCCACCCTCGAACTTGAGAATGCTCAGGCTGAAGGGGTTATGGACGCAGTTACTTTCCTTGAGGAAGTGGGTAAGTCCATCACCGATCTCAAAGGCAAGAAAATTGTGGTTATCGGCGACACCAACACCGCCATGGACGTTGTGCGCAGTGCAGCACGTCTCCATTGTGATGTAACCGCTCTGGTGGGCTGCATCCAGCGCAAGATGTCTGCTAACAAAAACGAAGTTAAACGCGCTGCCGAACTGGGCAGTGAACTCCTTTACCTGACCAAGCCTTCCCGTTTTATTGCTGAGAACGGTAAGGTCAGCGGAGTTGAATATATTGAAGTTCAGTACAAAGACCCCAAAAAGGCCCTTGGCGACCCCCTGCCTGTTGAAGGCACTGAAGCTGTTATTGATGCCGATCTGGTCATCGTCGCTACCGACCGTGTGCCCGACATGACTCCGTTCAAGGATGCTGAAGGCGAAATTCCCTTTAAGCTTAACAAAAAGACCGGCGGTATTGATTGCGACAAGACCTCCATGCAGACCAGCATGCCCAACGTATTTGTTGGCGGCGAACTGCATACCGGTCGTTCCATCATTATTCAGGCCGTTGCTGACGGACGTATGGCTGCCCGCGGAATTCACCATTTTATCACTGAAGGTGAAATTCCTCTGCCTAAAAATCCCCAGCTGCGTGTTATTCCCGAATCCATTCTCAAGAATATGGACGTGACCTACACCATCCCGAGAATCAATGTTCCCGAGATCACCGTTGAAGAACGTAAGTCCACATTCAAGGAAGAAGTCAAAGGTTCTATTGTCTATGAAGCAGCCCGCAAGGAAGGCAGTCGTTGCCTGCGTTGCGGCCTGACCTGCTACGATGCCGAAGCCGGTGCGGAATACGCACAGGATTCCGACGTGCAGAAGTTCAGCGAGCAGGGCAAGGAGTAG
- a CDS encoding FAD:protein FMN transferase: MENAVNRSFAKSFGSKAASIAHPLAAAMKLADTLRIGDRRHKQSETRFLMGTQVTLVALHLSKDAAQQAVSLAFSEIERLSAIFDRHHSGTPVFQLNKTGKLCDVPPELREVMEKAQEFYHRSNGTFDSTVLPVLEMLRDNSDSEGRLLLSQSDLDDAMALVGSGSVNVSDNGISFSKNSMAVTLDGIGRGYIVDRASDILAANGVDNHMIIAGGDIRARGERAMGQPWIVAIEKPSGKGGYSAVIQLRDSAVATSGGCEFYFDADHSHDHVLKLETAVSSRQGTSLSVVAPTVMEADALSTSAFAMNQKGALRFINAQNKSECLISGSSGAKIGSRNWGTLVGI, from the coding sequence ATGGAAAATGCGGTTAACCGTTCCTTCGCTAAATCATTCGGTTCAAAGGCGGCCTCCATTGCCCATCCGCTGGCTGCGGCAATGAAATTGGCGGATACCCTGCGAATCGGTGACAGAAGGCACAAGCAGAGTGAGACCCGGTTCCTCATGGGAACACAGGTTACTCTCGTAGCTTTGCATCTATCCAAAGATGCGGCCCAGCAGGCCGTGTCTCTGGCCTTTAGCGAGATAGAACGGCTTTCCGCAATTTTTGATCGTCATCATTCCGGCACTCCGGTTTTCCAGCTCAATAAAACCGGAAAGTTGTGCGATGTGCCACCAGAACTGCGTGAAGTAATGGAAAAGGCCCAAGAGTTTTATCACCGTTCCAACGGAACATTTGATTCTACTGTTCTGCCTGTTCTGGAAATGCTTCGTGATAACAGTGATTCTGAGGGCAGGTTGCTGCTGAGTCAAAGTGATCTTGATGATGCAATGGCTCTGGTCGGATCTGGTTCCGTAAATGTTTCTGACAATGGAATCAGCTTCAGCAAAAACTCCATGGCCGTTACTCTTGACGGGATCGGGCGCGGCTACATTGTAGATCGGGCCTCGGATATTCTGGCGGCAAACGGTGTGGACAACCACATGATTATCGCAGGCGGTGATATCCGTGCTCGAGGTGAACGTGCTATGGGACAGCCGTGGATCGTCGCCATTGAGAAGCCTTCCGGTAAAGGAGGATACTCGGCGGTGATTCAGCTTAGGGATTCAGCTGTGGCAACTTCCGGCGGCTGTGAATTCTACTTTGATGCCGATCATTCTCATGATCACGTTCTTAAACTTGAAACAGCGGTTTCATCACGTCAGGGCACCAGCCTTTCGGTTGTTGCTCCCACGGTGATGGAGGCGGATGCGCTTTCTACTTCGGCATTTGCCATGAACCAGAAAGGTGCGCTTCGTTTCATTAATGCGCAGAATAAAAGTGAATGTCTGATCTCCGGTTCATCCGGTGCTAAGATTGGTTCCCGCAATTGGGGAACTCTGGTCGGGATTTAA
- a CDS encoding isoprenylcysteine carboxylmethyltransferase family protein, with amino-acid sequence MKFYPLPPMLFFFSIIMITMASIADLTPISRPEYLTWAGWFLIVAGMAFCYSGSILFNRLRANISTFKDPNKLVVSGPFRISRNPMYVGMVAALLGTTLVGATYVGIGFLLLFIMIVATVYIPFEEGRMIAIFGEEYEEYCSKVRRWL; translated from the coding sequence ATGAAGTTTTATCCATTACCCCCCATGCTGTTCTTCTTCAGCATCATTATGATCACTATGGCCTCTATTGCTGATCTTACTCCCATCAGCAGACCGGAGTATCTCACTTGGGCCGGCTGGTTCCTGATCGTAGCGGGAATGGCTTTCTGTTATTCAGGTTCTATCCTATTCAACAGATTGCGGGCAAACATCAGTACTTTCAAAGACCCCAATAAACTGGTTGTCAGCGGTCCGTTCAGGATCAGCCGTAATCCCATGTATGTAGGCATGGTCGCAGCCTTGCTGGGCACCACCCTTGTGGGCGCAACCTATGTCGGAATCGGATTCTTGTTACTATTCATAATGATTGTGGCAACGGTCTACATTCCCTTTGAGGAAGGCCGTATGATTGCTATCTTCGGAGAGGAGTATGAGGAGTATTGTTCGAAAGTAAGACGTTGGCTGTAA
- a CDS encoding MarR family winged helix-turn-helix transcriptional regulator — MKNADGEMLHEFFKSLYGAWKAVEGVEESIHMESGLSKAQKINLAHLITSGPMTVSDLAFARGVSRQSVQVGATVMVDQGYVRMIDNPRHKKAKLLEVTDYGRELYELSEKAENEIIKKAFPDFIADDVLTATRLLTDVRETLEKWNKE; from the coding sequence ATGAAAAATGCAGACGGAGAAATGCTTCATGAGTTCTTCAAGTCTTTGTACGGGGCTTGGAAAGCGGTAGAGGGCGTGGAGGAATCCATCCACATGGAAAGCGGGCTGAGTAAGGCCCAGAAGATTAATCTTGCGCATCTTATTACATCAGGACCGATGACGGTCTCTGACTTAGCCTTTGCGCGCGGAGTTTCCCGGCAGTCAGTGCAGGTGGGGGCTACTGTCATGGTTGATCAGGGATATGTGCGGATGATTGATAACCCCCGGCACAAAAAGGCTAAGTTACTTGAAGTGACCGATTATGGCCGGGAATTGTATGAGTTGTCGGAAAAAGCTGAGAACGAAATCATCAAAAAAGCCTTTCCGGATTTTATTGCAGATGATGTGCTCACAGCAACGAGGTTACTGACCGATGTGCGGGAAACACTGGAAAAGTGGAATAAGGAGTAG
- a CDS encoding diguanylate cyclase: protein MRSSIYILAVFLLSVLPIPTAQAKDIPETLVITNSNSWPPYSFAGENGEPRGLLVDLWREFERQNNVKIEFILADWADTLKLIQERKVMAHAGLFESAQRSKYLDFTHPLSLPLNTRLFISTKLNIKGLSDMGNISIAVTKGGYVESFLNRLYPGLILVPYPNSREGIEAAVRGKHLAFATDYPAAMYHLHRLDAYDKFYVADTLYTKKLSVGVPKGQTELLEFIEHGMAKIPPQEFDRITQKWIQTTTITPEWLMPTAVSGLVIMVGGFVFIYIYFLKRQVAARTMELQKMSQTDMLTGLYNRRKMDEVLQREFDRFKRYKRPLSLILIDIDNFKEINDTYGHAVGDKVLVRFAGILLSSTRSMDRIGRWGGEEFIIVCPETTVSEGVIIAEKLRSHIENSQFNTIGGSTASFGVTEIKDDDDFISIFVRCDAALYKSKENGRNRVSEG from the coding sequence ATGCGTTCAAGTATATATATTCTGGCTGTATTTCTTCTTTCGGTACTGCCGATACCAACTGCTCAGGCAAAGGACATTCCCGAAACTCTGGTTATCACCAACTCAAATTCATGGCCTCCGTACTCTTTTGCAGGGGAAAACGGTGAGCCCAGAGGTTTACTGGTCGACCTTTGGCGTGAATTCGAAAGACAGAACAATGTAAAAATTGAATTCATACTCGCAGACTGGGCAGACACTTTGAAACTGATTCAAGAACGTAAGGTCATGGCCCATGCAGGACTCTTCGAATCAGCACAACGCAGCAAATATCTTGATTTCACCCACCCGCTGAGTCTTCCTTTAAACACAAGACTCTTTATTTCCACCAAGCTGAACATCAAGGGCCTGTCAGATATGGGGAATATCTCCATAGCTGTCACAAAAGGAGGCTACGTTGAATCTTTTCTCAATCGACTATATCCCGGATTAATTCTGGTTCCCTACCCTAACAGCCGGGAAGGGATTGAAGCTGCTGTTCGCGGAAAGCATCTGGCCTTTGCAACGGATTACCCTGCTGCCATGTATCATCTGCATAGGCTGGACGCATATGACAAATTTTATGTTGCAGACACCCTGTACACAAAGAAACTGAGTGTCGGAGTTCCAAAAGGTCAGACAGAACTTCTAGAATTTATTGAACATGGAATGGCAAAAATCCCCCCGCAGGAATTTGACCGCATTACCCAGAAATGGATTCAGACAACGACAATAACCCCTGAATGGCTTATGCCTACAGCAGTCTCCGGCCTTGTAATTATGGTTGGCGGATTCGTTTTCATTTATATATATTTCTTGAAGCGGCAGGTAGCCGCAAGAACAATGGAACTCCAAAAAATGTCGCAGACCGACATGCTGACCGGGCTGTACAACCGTAGGAAAATGGATGAAGTCCTGCAACGCGAATTTGACCGTTTCAAACGCTATAAAAGACCGCTCTCGCTTATTTTGATAGACATCGATAATTTCAAGGAAATCAATGATACATACGGGCATGCAGTGGGAGATAAAGTCCTTGTCCGCTTTGCTGGGATTCTTTTATCCAGCACCCGCAGCATGGACCGTATCGGACGTTGGGGAGGTGAAGAATTTATTATTGTCTGCCCGGAAACAACCGTATCTGAAGGTGTCATAATTGCTGAAAAACTACGCAGCCACATTGAAAATTCGCAATTCAACACAATAGGCGGCAGCACCGCCAGTTTCGGGGTGACTGAAATAAAGGACGACGATGATTTCATAAGTATATTTGTCCGTTGCGACGCAGCCCTTTACAAATCAAAAGAAAATGGACGTAACAGGGTCAGTGAAGGCTGA